One Nicotiana tabacum cultivar K326 chromosome 23, ASM71507v2, whole genome shotgun sequence genomic window, TGCACTTGATTGGCTGTTGATTGATTTATTTGAAAATGTATGAACAGGGGTGAGGCTGTCTTATGGGACAGCTGGCTTCAGGGCAGATGCATCATTGCTCGAATCGACAGTATTCAGGGTGGGGATATTGGCGGCATTAAGGTCGTTGAAGACTGGGTCAGTGATAGGTTTGATGATCACTGCATCACACAACAAAGTAGCAGACAATGGAATCAAAGTGGCAGACCCAAGTGGTGGAATGTTGACTCAGGATTGGGAGCCTTTCTCTGATGCCATTGCTAATGCCCCTGATCCCCATTCCCTCCTTCAGGTTTCAATCCTCTCGTTTTTTTAAAACACATATACTACGTATGCAAATATATGTGAATATGTATTTGTctgtcaaattttcaaaaaaatggaaaagaaaaagctTTCATTTTTATAGTACTCTTGCGATCTTGTTCAAGTGGAAAGAATGCAGGTTAATGGGATAAATCTGGAAAATTTGAAGATTACCTATTTACAATATGGGCGTTAATAGAGCAGAATGAATGCTACTAGCTTGCGACGGAGACATAACTGATTAAATGATTGATCTTTCTTTACTATATACTGATTACGAAAGAGTGCATTAATTCACATATATCCTGGTATATCACAGCAATTACAATGCACAGCTGCTGCAACATAAGCCAATTAGAGGGTTTGAGAAATATGATTATATTACTGAAGTACGGGAATAGAAAAGATAAGGATGTTCTGGGTGAAAGGGCTGCTAGGAAGAGAAAGAAGGGAAAATGTAAACTGATAAAAGGGGATCATAAAAGGAAACTGGatgttttgataaaaaaaatccTTGATTACACTTAGCTGAGGGCAAAACAACTACGTATAGCAACTTTCACTTACTTCCATATGGAAGCTTTGCTTGATTGGCACAaactcattttagtatttaagTGAGTACAATATGATGTTATTACATAAATGAACTCATGTTCTATCAGTCCTGCTACTGTCTTTGTGTGGaaatatattttctctttctcttttatgttgtggttgtgattGCCAAAAGTCTCAAGCTTGCAGTTGAAATTGACCAACAAGATACGTAGAAAGGTTGGAAATCCCTAGAACATGTGGAGTTAATCTGAATAGGATAGGCATGGCTTGCATATTTTTCCATGCAGATTGAAGAGTGGGAAATGGTTTTGGGACATGAAAATATGGTTAGAACAAGTCTGAATAGAAGGATCGCACTTTTACGATAATGGGCAAGCAACGGGGTGTTACTGTTAGTACGATGActattctttcttctcttctgATAAATTTCTTAGAGAGTTAGCTATCAATATCTTTAGAGAGGTAGCTGCTACATACCACTTGCACACAAATTGAAGAATGGAAACCAGAGAATAAGTGTACAAAGAAGAGTATGACTGGCAAATGAAACAAATGTAGGACTTCTCTTGTAACCAGTCTTTGTAATTTTTTTCGATAGGTTGAACTACGCGTAATTAGTATTGGTAAGATGGATAAGGGGGCGGGGGTATTgtcctatattggaaaagaagaTCAACATTAAGAATATAATGTGATTCTGGACTGTTGCTATTGATTGAGACCCCAATAAGTAGTTTTGGTATTACTGCATGAATGTGATTTACTAGTGTGCTTATAAAGTGTTTTAGCTATGCTGATAAAGTAGTTTGACATTTACAAATGTCAATAAAGATTTGACTTTATCTTCTCTGTTTTCGCTTCTGCCTATAATCCTTTGCATCAAGTGATGGATTAGTATTCCGTCAATTTGCTAAGTTCTGATTCATTATATCTTGTTCTGGGAACAGCTAATAACTGAATTtgtgaagaaagaagaaattggcttTGAAGGAAGACAGCTAGCGGAGGTGTTATTAGGAAGAGACACAAGGCCTAGTGGAGAGGCTCTCCTTGAGGCTGCCAAACAAGTAGGTCTTTTGCATAGCTTCTATGGACATTGTTCACATTTCTTTAATCCAGTGTCTATCTGCTTCACTGCAGTTAAATTCAGGTGGAACTCGAGCTGCTATAGGCTCTGACTTTGTACACCATATTGCTTTACACTCCTCTGCTGCTTATCTAGAATCCTTTTCATCTAATCCCATTGTCTAGTTTACCTTTAACAATAAAAAAATCCATTGTCTAGTTTAGGTTTAataattctcttctcttttctgtGTCTTTTGATTACCCTTATAACTCCTGTTGGCCTTCTGATTCATGCATGAACTTGCAGAATAGAAGTACCAAAGGAACCTCCTAGTTAGATAGACCAGCATGATTTGCAGTTCAGTTGTATTTATTGGTAGCAAATAAATGTCTATTGAAGGGAATCACTTCAATCATTGGAGCAATTGGCACTGACATGGGAGTGGTTACAACACCACAACTGCATTGGATGGTTCGAGCACGAAATAGAGGCCTGGAGGCATCTGAATCTTGTTATTTTCACCAGCTTTCAACCTCTTTCAGGTCACATTAAGTAGACAATTTCTTGAAGCCTTTAAATTTAGTTGAGATATGTTTTAATAGAAATGCTACTGACTTTTTTAGGTGTTTGATGGATTTAAAGCCCGAGGAAATCAGCAAGAATGGCAACGATGCTACATTGGTGGTGGATGGGGCAGATGGTGTTGGTGGGGAAAAGCTTGAACAGTTTAAGAAGATGTTGACGGGGTTGTGTATTGAAGTTCGTAACAGGGGAGATGGTATACTTAATGAAGGTGTTGGTGCTGACTATGTGCAAAAAGAGAAGGTTGCTCCACGTAGCTTTGGTAGTGCCGATGCTGGGCTAAGGTTAAACATCTTCTTGTCCATTCCTTAATCTAGAAAAGTTTCTGTTGAACATTGTCTAACTGCAGTGTTTGGGTATTGTGAGTTTAATGCTGCATAAATATAATATGATATTCACTAGATCTAATATTCATTTGGATGAACGTGCAGCTACTTTTAAATATAAAGCAGAAAAGAGGAAATCTGATTATATCCTATGCCATTTCTCTCATTGGTGATAATGGTTTAGTTTAACTTGTTTTCAGTCATATGGATTTGTTAGGATCTCTCTTATACCTGTTTAGTGCACTTCTCTTGTCTTTCTTGGCCCTACTTAGGATGCTATATGCGTGTAGGAGTTACTAACCTGATAAGGCTTCTTAGATTGCACTTATGTGTGTTTCAGTATACATTTCGATGGAAAACTGACTGATAATTTAAGATCATATTTCTTGCATAAATTAGTGTATCAATTGTTTCCAAGAAGCATCACTTTTAGGAAGATTTTCAGTAAGAAGATTGTTTATCATATGCTCATATCTAGTCAGAGCGGATACATGTTATGGTTAGTATCATCTGTTGATGTGGTAATCTTACTATCTTTCCAGTAACTGATCAAAATCCTCAGCTTCCATGGTGAAGAGAAGTGGTAATTAATTACTTCAATACTCCTAGTGGTTCAGGTGTGCCAGTTTGGATGGGGATGCTGATCGGCTAGTCTATTTCTCAGTTCTGTCGAAGAAGAACAACAACATTGAACTCGTTGATGGGGATAAGATATTGTCTTTGTTTGCTTTATTTATCAAGGAGCAACTAAGTATTTTGAACGAGGGTGAAGGAAAGAAAGGAAATGACTCTTATCAAGCACGTCTAGGTGTTGTGCAGACAGCTTATGCGAATGGCGCATCAACTGATTACCTGAACGAGATGGGTCTAGAAGTTGTGCTTACCCCAACAGGAGTCAAATACTTGCATGAAAAAGCTGCTGAATTCGATATTGGCATATATTTTGAGGCGAATGGGCATGGAACTATCTTGTTTTCAGAAGCTTTCCTATGCTGGCTGGAGACTAGTCACAAGACGCTTTTATCAACGTCAGAAGGTCTAACCCAATCTCCTCCTCTGTTGCTGTTGTGGCCATTGACCGTCTATTTTTTACCACTTATTTTATCTATCTGTTACTTATTTTAGGTTCAGCGAAACAAAAGGCTGCTTCAAGACTTTTGGCTGTCAGTCAGTTGATTAATCAGGCAGTGGGAGATGCGTTAAGTGGGCTGCTTCTGGTGGAGGTTATCCTGAAATACATGGGATGGTCCATACATAGATGGAATGAGCTTTATCATGATCTACCCAGCAGACAACTAAAGGTCAGACTCTTGCACTTTGAGTTTCGTCACATGGTCTGCATAGTTTTTTTAGAGATATGCAACTAATAACTGCTTTAACTCCGAATCCATTGAATAGAGACTTCAGTTTTGCTGTTTAATTCAGTTGATTAATCAGGCTGTGGGAGGATGCTTTAGTAGACTGCTTCAAGTCAGTGCCTTATCTCCACACTCGGGCTAAATTAAAAACTGAGAGAAGGATAGTaaacaaagaaggagaagaaaacAGAACTTATCAgtcatacaacaaaaaggtagaagaaaacaaagagagaaatTCAGCTTATGCAGTAGCTCAAGTGAGTTACATCACATTCAGAattaaataatcaaaatagaCCCAGGTTCAGGGAAGCTCTGAGAAGCTAGTGATGTACTCTCACTATAAGTGGATGACTGCAATAAAGAAATCTAAACTTCAACTTTCTAGTTTGCTGCTAATGCAACTAGTTAACCTCTTCCCAAAAGGAAGAATCAACTTTACTTTTAAATGCACGTGTAAGTTCTCCAAGATTTTCTTTTCGGTGTGTTTTATCCATCATTTTGGAGTTGAATGTGATCTTGAATAAGTCTCTTTGTAGTTCATCTCATTTCAAAGAAATTACACTTTTAAGATAAGTGCTTCAATTCCAAGATCCTCCTATTTTCAGGTAAAGGTCGTTGACAGAACTGCAGTTCTCACAGCAAATGCGGAGACAGTGGCTGTTCAGCCTATTGGTATTCAAGAAGCCATAAATGCTGAAATAGGTAATTCCATCAACTTGCACACCATGTTCAGTAGTTAGTGCCAATCAAGCTTCGATTTTGTTCTCTTTGGTGAACTTAGTAGGTCGTCTGATTTTGGTAGCTGAAATCACCGGTCCATTgaatgctctctctctctctctctctctctctctctctctctctctctctctctctctctctctctctcgtggTTGTAGCCGGGATGATTATCTTCTATGGTTTCCTCATGCACAAAAGTCATGTTTGCAGCCTCCATAACCATGTAAAACTTAAATAATCAGCCTTTGAAAGTTAAAATGAACCGAGTATTTGTTGCAAGTGGCTTATCCTGATCAACCATATCAATTTGTGCAAATTTATGTCATTGAATGATCCCTAATTAGCTACTAAAACTGTATTTCTTATTTTATCCAGCAAAGTACCCCCGAGGCAGATGTTTTATTAGACCATCTGGGACAGAGGACGTTATAAGAGTATATGCTGAAGCAACCAGCCAGGATGCTGCAGATGCACTAGCCTCTTCAGTGGCGAAACTTGTAGATCAGTATCTCGGTTTTGGCAGTTCTTGATTAACTTACTAACGAAGTAGTAGTCAAAATTTGAGACTTTTAACTACTTTTTAGCAGATTTAATACTGAATATTGTGACAACAAATCATTGCCTTCTGTTTATTTTGGCTATAAGGAGAGGCGAACTTCTTTAGCTCTTTGTTTGGACGTTTTGGATCATTCCTTGAGTCCTTTCTTTGTAGAATTGTCGGAAAAACTTGGGGAACAACGTTTATTTTTTTTTGCTGAAGAGACATTGGAAACATTGAAGCTAATAATTATGTGCCTCAGCATATGCCACAACTGCTTTTGATAATACTATTTGTTTCCATTTATGTGACTTGCTCAAACCAAGTATatacattttccatttttgtgaCTTGCTCAAACCACACAATCTGGACTGATAAAAACCATTATAAGCCGATAATATATTAACCACAGTTAGTGATAAAGGAGCATATGATAGAAACATGTCATGTGTTCGTTAGTTTGGTATAAACGTCCAATGTCGGTAGATTCTGTGTTACAATGCACCCAATGTTTGGTTGGCAGTTGGGTTATCTTTTTATTTCCTAACATCACCTTTAGTTTTGAATTCCTCCCAAACGACAACTTTTTCACTTGAGGATCTTGTCTGGTGGAATGACAATCCTGTATTATGAACAATGGccataaacattttttttttgtttttgagaaaGGTAACAGATTAGCCATAAACATATACTAGTATTTACAACAATGATATAACCAAAAGATAATCTCATAGTAATCCAGATCAGAAAGAGAATCACTCCCTCCCTAAACCCTTGTCGCGAATATAaaactttttattatttaaattttacgaGTGACATCATTAGTGAGGTATCTATATGAATTTGGTTCTATTATCTAAGATCAACAATATCTTAGGAGAgactaaattatttataaaagaaaCTATTAACAACTGATGTTAGGCCAAAATTCTATACTTTTAGCACATTACTCgccctatattttgttggtttaagTGAGTTATTGTGCGACAATTGCGCTAAATTGTGTTGTTCTATGTGTAGAAACATCGGAATGAATCATCGATGTTATgataaatttttttttacttctaaaaGGCCCCAAATTAAAAAttggctttaggccaccaatCTTCTTGGCCGCCCCTGTCCAGATGGCATCTAATAATAATGAGTTGAAATCTATCTTTCAAATATCTCCAGCACTAAAGGAGCCATATCAACAGGATTAGCACAACTCCTTCGGGGCTTACCTTTTCAGCCTCTGTAATGCAACTTTACCTATTACTTATTTGAACAAAAGTTTGAAAACATCCATATACAGTGATGCTTCTCCCATAGGGATAGCAGCAGCAAAATACTCCTCCCAATTAAGAGAAGACAATAAAAACTTTCTTCCCCTTCTTTCTATTTCTCTAACACAGTAGAGAAGATTCATGACCATGCATTGCATTAAAATATACTCTGCTTTTGATTAATGTTCACATATTACTAAATAACAATTTGTACACACATCATTCTGAAATCAAAATTGTATCAAGCATGCAAACACAGGAAATCAAGGAGTTATAGCTAGTTATTCGCCAGACTCAAAACTCTGACAGTACAAAGAACCACTTGGGAAACCATGGAAACCAAGGAAAGCCCCCATTGTGTTGCAAAACACATTATCAGAGTATATATGGTAGAATCATTATCATGTCCTACAAAAGAAAATTTGCAAAACACtctgaatctttttttttttttttaataaggaAAAAACACTCTGAATCTTGTCACAAGAAAAAGCATCTTTAGATAAGCCTTTACAAACTATAAGCACAGCCAACTCAGAAAAGGGCTTACTACGAAAACTCAAATGGCCCAGATAAATTGTGAATATCGTTCAAGAAATCGTAAGCTTATAAGAATATTTCAACATACAGCACATCTGCACTTGGCTGCACCAAATTTCTTCAGTCTAACGCCAGCAGAAACTCTGCCATACTTCTTGAAACAAGACAGACAGGAAAGAAGCAAAAAAGAGCCACGTGAATACATTGCCTTTTGGTCTCAGATAGCTCTTTTTTTGATTGCTCTTATCGTCCATTCAAATGCTCTTATAAGATAACAATCCTGTTCAAAAGTAGTAGCATTTGTCTTCTGCGTTCAGCCCACTATCAAGTAATTGGGATAGACTGTATAAATCATCTTAGTAagaaatttctttttattttttcatgaggtctcaggttcatATCTGAACGGAGGCAAAACCAAAAAACACTAGGTGACTTGTTCACCTCTGCCTAAGCATTGGGGGCAGATTTACTCTGTAATTATGAGAGGTAGCGGGTACCAGGTGAATAGTCACAAGATGGCCTGGACACCATGTCATTGAAAATATTAGACCATTTTAGTTAGAACATCTATCAACTATGCATCAATCCCGAATTAATAGGGTTGGCTGTATAAATCATCTGTATCCATTCTGCGTTATTCGAGCTCAATCTAttctaatattaaataaaatGGCGTTTC contains:
- the LOC107806772 gene encoding phosphoacetylglucosamine mutase; translated protein: MNEKQQSLLLESAARFPPPKGVRLSYGTAGFRADASLLESTVFRVGILAALRSLKTGSVIGLMITASHNKVADNGIKVADPSGGMLTQDWEPFSDAIANAPDPHSLLQLITEFVKKEEIGFEGRQLAEVLLGRDTRPSGEALLEAAKQGITSIIGAIGTDMGVVTTPQLHWMVRARNRGLEASESCYFHQLSTSFRCLMDLKPEEISKNGNDATLVVDGADGVGGEKLEQFKKMLTGLCIEVRNRGDGILNEGVGADYVQKEKVAPRSFGSADAGLRCASLDGDADRLVYFSVLSKKNNNIELVDGDKILSLFALFIKEQLSILNEGEGKKGNDSYQARLGVVQTAYANGASTDYLNEMGLEVVLTPTGVKYLHEKAAEFDIGIYFEANGHGTILFSEAFLCWLETSHKTLLSTSEGSAKQKAASRLLAVSQLINQAVGDALSGLLLVEVILKYMGWSIHRWNELYHDLPSRQLKVKVVDRTAVLTANAETVAVQPIGIQEAINAEIAKYPRGRCFIRPSGTEDVIRVYAEATSQDAADALASSVAKLVDQYLGFGSS